Proteins co-encoded in one Prunus persica cultivar Lovell chromosome G6, Prunus_persica_NCBIv2, whole genome shotgun sequence genomic window:
- the LOC18778246 gene encoding carbamoyl-phosphate synthase small chain, chloroplastic: MATAAFNLALINPSTFILPKSPNPTKLRVRTLRCSSATANAVPGLSEGPWKTSDARLVLEDGSIWRAKSFGASGTQVGEVVFNTSLTGYQEILTDPSYAGQFVLMTNPHIGNTGVNFDDEESNQCFLGGLVIRSISISTSNWRCAETLGDYLAERNIIGIYDVDTRAITRRLRQDGSLVGVLSTEESKTDEELLEMSRSWDIVGVDLISGVSCKEPYEWVDKTNSEWEFNYGGRDGKAFHVVAYDFGIKHNILRRLASHGCKITVVPSTWPASEILKRKPDGVLFSNGPGDPSAVPYAVETVKEILGKVPVFGICMGHQLLGQALGGKTFKMKFGHHGGNHPVRNLRSGHVEISAQNHNYAVDPASLPEGVEVTHVNLNDGSCAGLAYPAQNIMSLQYHPEASPGPRDSDYAFGEFIKLMKKVKVNA; the protein is encoded by the exons atggCCACAGCTGCTTTCAACTTAGCTCTAATAAACCCGTCGACTTTCATTCTTCCAAAGTCTCCAAACCCTACAAAGCTTAGGGTTCGCACTCTCAGATGCTCCTCCGCCACCGCAAACGCCGTCCCAG gtTTGTCAGAGGGACCTTGGAAGACTTCAGATGCTAGACTTGTGCTTGAAGATGGTTCAATCTGGAGAGcaaagtcatttggtgcttcAGGAACCCAAGTTGGTGAAGTTGTATTCAACACATCCTTGACCGG GTATCAGGAAATTCTTACAGACCCTAGTTATGCTGGTCAATTTGTCCTGATGACAAACCCACATATTGGAAATACTGGTGTGAATTTTG ATGATGAAGAATCAAACCAATGCTTCCTTGGTGGTCTAGTGATCAGAAGTATAAGCATCAG TACTTCAAATTGGAGATGTGCAGAAACACTTGGTGATTATTTAGCCGAAAGGAATATCATTGGAATTT ATGATGTTGACACACGTGCTATCACCCGCAGACTAAGACAAGATGGAAGCCTTGTTGGTGTTTTGAGCACAGAAGAGTCGAAAACAGATGAGGAATTATTAGAAATGTCTCGTTCATGGGATATTGTGG GGGTCGATTTAATAAGTGGTGTGTCATGCAAGGAACCTTATGAATGGGTGGATAAAACAAATTCAGAGTGGGAATTTAACTACGGTGGAAGAGATGGAAAGGCTTTTCAT GTTGTTGCATATGATTTTGGAATCAAACATAACATACTTAGGCGCTTGGCTTCCCATGGCTGTAAAATTACTGTTGTGCCTTCAACATGGCCAGCATCAGAGATTCTTAAGAGGAAACCAGATGGGGTTCTTTTCAGCAATGGCCCTGGAGACCCGTCTGCTGTTCCTTATGCTGTTGAAACAGTCAAGGAGATACTTGGAAAGGTTCCTGTTTTTGGAATTTGCATGGGTCATCAATTGCTTGGCCAGGCATTAGGTggtaaaacatttaaaatgaagTTTGGTCACCATGGAGGAAATCATCCAGTACGTAATCTTCGTAGTGGACATGTTGAGATCAGTGCTCAG AACCACAACTATGCAGTTGACCCAGCTTCACTTCCAGAAGGTGTAGAAGTCACTCATGTCAATCTCAATGACGGAAGCTGTGCTGGTCTTGCCTATCCTGCACAAAACATCATGTCTCTTCAATACCACCCTGAAGCGTCCCCAGGACCTCGTGATTCAGATTATG CTTTTGGGGAATTCATAAAGCTGATGAAGAAAGTGAAAGTAAATGCATGA